GGTGGGCTCAGCGCTGGTTTGATGTGCTGGAGTCCTTTGGGCGGACCCTGCGATCGGCCCGCGCCCACACCTACGCCCGCGAAGGCAACGTCCTCAGCATCGAGTTTCGCGGACCCAAGGTGCTAGCCCAGGTCCAGGGGACGGCCCCAGATCCCTACCAGGTCTCGATTTCCCTCGATCCCTTTGACGATGAGCAGTGGTCCTACGTGATCGAGACCATGTCTCAGAAGGCAATGTTTTCGGCCAAGCTGCTGGCGGGAGAAATGCCGCGCAACATCGAGGCGGTGTTCACGGCCAACGGCCTGAGCCTGTTTCCCCTGACCAAGTTTGATATCCACAGCCGCTGCAACTGCCCCGACAAAGCCAATCCCTGCAAGCACATCGGCGCAGTGTACTACCTGCTGGGCGATCGCTTTGGGGATGATCCTTTTGTGCTGTTTCAGCTGCGGGGCCGCACCAAGGAAGAGGTGATCGCGGGGCTGCGCCATCTGCGGGGTGCCCAGCGCGAAGCGCCGGTGGCTGAGGCTGAGAAGGCAATGCCCGAAGGGCTGGCGGCCCCAGATCTGGAGCGTTTCTGGAGCTACGATGCCCAGCTCGAGCCGTCCCTGGTGGTGATCGCGCCGCCCCTGGGGGCCGACACGGTGCTCCAGGCTCTGGGGCCGATTCCCCTGGCGGCGGAGGGACCAGCGGCGATCGCCCCCCAGGTTGCGCTGGACTATCTCGAGGCGATCTACCAAGCCGCCAGCCAGCAGGCCGTCATGGCAGCGATGCAGGTGGGGAACGACACAGCGGACTAGCGGCGGCCTAGGGCTGCTTTGCCTCCGGCTCTGGGGCCGGGCGATCGCCGATCAGAGCCTGACTGCCGCTGACGGCAAAATAAATAAACCACGCCACAACGCCCAGCAGCTTGAACCCGTCTTCAAACAGGAAAATACCCTCATTGGTCAGCCAAGAGGCGGGCAAAGGCAGAATTTCTTTGTCAAAAATGGGGGCAATGCCCAGCAGCAGAAACGCCAGTCCCAAGTAGCCAAAGGGCGTTTTCTTGAGGGTTTTGCGGAAGCGAAACAGATACCAGCTAAAGGCGATCGCGTAGCCTAGGTACACAATCTCCTCCGAGATGCCCACGTGATAGGGCAAAAAGCCCTCGTGGAGCTGAAACAGGTCGTCAAACATCAAAACCAGGGTCAGGACACCCGAAGCCAAGAAAAAGCGCCCCAGTTCCTGACTGTCTGGGCGGGCGCGGCACACAGCCGCACTGAAAAGGGCGATCGCCCCC
This genomic stretch from Geitlerinema sp. PCC 7407 harbors:
- a CDS encoding SWIM zinc finger family protein, which translates into the protein MASYNPQANREWWAQRWFDVLESFGRTLRSARAHTYAREGNVLSIEFRGPKVLAQVQGTAPDPYQVSISLDPFDDEQWSYVIETMSQKAMFSAKLLAGEMPRNIEAVFTANGLSLFPLTKFDIHSRCNCPDKANPCKHIGAVYYLLGDRFGDDPFVLFQLRGRTKEEVIAGLRHLRGAQREAPVAEAEKAMPEGLAAPDLERFWSYDAQLEPSLVVIAPPLGADTVLQALGPIPLAAEGPAAIAPQVALDYLEAIYQAASQQAVMAAMQVGNDTAD